The genomic DNA TGGCGGCCTCGCCCGCGCCCACGTCGTCACCGGCGTCGTACAGATGCGCCGCCTTCTGCATCATCAGGCGGGCGAGTTCGAGGTCGATGTGCGCCTGTGCGAGGGGGTGGGCGATCGCCTGGTGGGCGCCGATCGGGGCGTCCCACACGGTGCGGTCGCGCGCGTACTCGATCGCTCGGGCGAGCGCGTAGCGGCCCATGCCGATCGCGAAGGCTGCGGTCATGATGCGCTCGGGGTTGAGACCGGCGAAGAGCTGGAGCAGGCCCGCGTCCTCGTCGCCCACGAGCGCGTCGGCGGGCAGCCGTACGTCGTCCAACGTCAGCTCGAACTGCTTTTCAGCCGCCTGGAGTTCCATGTCTATCCGGCGCCGGGTGAAGCCGTCGGCGTCGCGCGGGACGATGAACAGGCAGGGCTTCAGGCGGCCGGTTCGGGAGTCTTCCGTGCGGCCGACGATGAGGGTCGCGTCCGCCAGGTCCACGCCGGAGATGAAGACCTTGCGGCCGGTGAGGAGCCAGTCCGTGCCGTCCCGCCGGGCGGTGGTGGTGATGCGGTGGCTGTTGGACCCCGCGTCCGGCTCGGTGATGCCGAAGGCCATCGTGCGGGTGCCGTCGGCGATTCCGGGGAGCCAGTCACGTTTCTGTTCTTCCGTGCCGAAGCGGGCGATGACCGTGCCGCAGATCGCCGGTGAGACGACCATCATGAGGAGAGGGCAGCCCGCGGCTCCCAACTCCTCCAGAACTATGGAGAGTTCGGAGATGCCGCCGCCTCCACCTCCGTATTCCTCGGGGAGGTTGACGCCCAAGTAGCCGAGCTTGGCTGCCTCGGACCAGAGTTGCTCGCGGTCGTAGGTACGACCGTGGCGTTTGCCCAGGGCGGCCACGGCGGCACGGAGGGCCTTGTGTTCTTCGGTTTCCAACGCGACGCTCATTGATCCTCCTGAGAAACCTCTACGACTGCGAGCAGAACGCCGACCTCCACCTGTCGGCCCGGAGCGGCGTGCAGGGCCGTCAGCGTGCCCGTGACCGGAGCAGTGATCCTGTGTTCCATCTTCATTGCCTCCACCCAGAGGAGGGGTTGGCCGGCGCTCACCGAGGCTCCTACCGTCAGGCCCTCCGCGACTCTCACCACCGTGCCGGGCATCGGTGCCAGGAGTGAGCCGGGGGCCAACTGGGCTGCCGGGTCGGGGAAGCGGGAGAGGGCGGTCAGGGTGGTGGTGTTCACGTACACCTGGTCGGTGTCGTAGCGCGTGACCTCGAACTTCCGCTGCACGCCGTCCACTTCGAGTACGACGAGAGTGGCGTCCGCGTGGACGACGCGCACCCCGTCCGCGCTCAGGCCCTCCCGCGTGTGCCTGTACCGGACCTCGCACTCGGTGTCACCCATCGCGTACCGCTTCACCTGCGGCTGGGACGGGAGGTTGCGCCAGGCGCCGCCGAAGCGGGAGCGGCCGTGGGCGTCGGCCAGGGCGGCGGCCAGGGCGGCGTGCGGGTCGGGGGCCGGCCGGGTGAGGTCGGGGAGGTGGCGGTCGTAGAAGCCGGTGTCCATGTGGGCCGTCGTGAACTCCTTGTGGCGCAGGGAGTTGACGAGGAGGGCGCGGTTGGTGAGGGGGCCGTGGATCGTTGCCCGGTCAAGGGCTCCGGCCAGTTTGCGGACGGCTTCCGCTCGAGTGGGGGCGTGGGCGACGACCTTGGCGAGCATCGGGTCGTAGTGGACTCCGATGTCGTCGCCGTCGGTGTAGCCGGTGTCCAGGCGGACGCCGTCCGGGACGGATAGGCGGTGCAGGGTGCCGGTCTGGGGGGTCCAGTCGGTCGCGGGGTCCTCGGCGTAGAGGCGGGCCTCTATGGCGTGGCCTTGTGGGCGGGGAGGGGTGGTTTCCAGGGGCTCGCCCTCCGCGATGCGGAGTTGCAGGGCCACCAGGTCGATGCCGAACACGGCCTCGGTGACCGGGTGTTCGACCTGGAGGCGGGTGTTCATTTCGAGGAAGTGGGGCTTGCCGTCGGGGGAGATGAGGAACTCGACCGTTCCGGCGCCCTCGTAGGCGACCGCGCGGGCGGCACGTACGGCCAACTCGCTTAGTTCTTCGGCGAGTTCCCCGGTCAGACCCGGCGCCGGGGACTCCTCGATCACCTTCTGGTGGCGGCGTTGGAGGGAACAGTCCCGGGTGCCGAGGGCCCATACCGTGCCGTGGGTGTCGGCGAGGATCTGTACCTCGACGTGGCGGCCGCCCTCCACGTAGGGCTCGACGAAGACCTCGCCGTCGCCGAAGGCGCTCGTCGCCTCGGCGCGCGCTGCCGTCAACTCGGCTTCCAGGTCGGCGAGTCGGCGTACGACGCGCATGCCGCGTCCGCCGCCGCCCGCGGCCGCCTTCACCAGGACGGGGAGGTCGGCCTCGGTGACGTGCTCCAGGGAGGCGATGCCCATCAGTTCCTTGGCGCGGGTCTTGGAGGCCATCGCCTCGATCGCCTCGGGCGGCGGGCCGATCCACACCAGGCCGGCGGCCAGGACGGCGCGGGCGAAGTCGGCGTTCTCGGAGAGGAAGCCGTAGCCGGGGTGCACCGCGTCCGCGCCCGCCGCGACGGCCGCCTTCACGATCAACTCGCCGCGCAGGTACGTCTCTTGGGGTGTCGACCCGGGCAGCCGTACCGTCGCGTCGGCCACGCGTGAGTGGAGCGCGTTCGCGTCGGCGTCCGAGTGCACGGCGACCGTGCGGATGCCCAGCTCACGGCAGGTACGGAAGACCCGGCAGGCGATCTCGCCGCGGTTGGCGACGAGGACGGTCGATATCACGTGGTCCCTCACATCGGTCATGGCCCTCACATCCGGAAGACGCCGAAGCCACCGCGCGCGCCCTCGTAGGGCGCGGTGTGGAGGGCGGACAGGCACAGGCCGAGGACGGTGCGGGTGTCGCGCGGGTCGATGACACCGTCGTCGTACAGCCGCCCCGACAGGAACATCGGCAGCGACTCGGACTCGATCTGCTGCTCCACCATGGCGCGCAGCGCGGCGTCCGCGTCGTCGTCGTAGGGCTGCCCCTTGGCTACGGCCGACTGGCGGGCGACGATCGACAGGACGCCGGCGAGCTGTTGGGGGCCCATGACGGCGGACTTGGCGCTGGGCCAGGCGAAGAGGAAGCGGGGGTCGTAGGCGCGCCCGCACATGCCGTAGTGCCCGGCGCCGTACGAGGCGCCCATCAGCACGGAGAGGTGCGGTACGCGGCTGTTGCTGACGGCGTTGATCATCATCGCGCCGTGCTTGATGATGCCGCCCTGTTCGTACTCCTTGCCGACCATGTAGCCGGTGGTGTTGTGCAGGAAGAGGAGCGGGATGTCGCGCTGGTTGGCCAACTGGATGAACTGGGCGGCCTTTTGGGACTCCTGGCTGAAGAGGACCCCTTGGGCGTTGGCGAGAATGCCGATCGGATAGCCGTGCAGGGTGGCCCAGCCCGTCACCAGGCTCGCGCCGTAGAGGGGCTTGAACTCGTCGAAGTCCGAGCCGTCGACGAGGCGGGCGACGACCTCGCGCGGATCGAAGGGGGTCTTGAGATCCCCCGGGACGATGCCCAGCAGCTCGTCCTCGTCGTACTTGGGAGGTGCCGCCGGGCCCGGATCGCCGTACGCCTTGCGGTGGTTGAGGCGGGCGACGACGCGGCGCGCCTGCCTGAGCGCGTCCTGCTCGTCGACGGCGAAGTGGTCCGCGAGGCCCGACACGCGCGCGTGCATCTCGGCGCCGCCGAGCGACTCGTCGTCGCTCTCCTCGCCGGTCGCCATCTTCACGAGGGGCGGCCCGCCGAGGAACACCTTGGCGCGTTCCTTGACCATGATGACGTGGTCGGACATGCCCGGGATGTACGCGCCACCGGCGGTGGAGTTGCCGAAGACGACCGCGATCGTGGGGATACCGGCGGCCGAAAGGCGGGTCAGGTCGCGGAAGATGGCGCCGCCCGGGATAAAGATCTCCTTCTGGGACGGGAGATCGGCACCACCCGACTCCACGAGGCTGATGCAGGGCAGCCGGTTGGCGAGTGCGATGTCGTTCGCCCGCAGGGCCTTCTTCAACGACCAGGGATTGCTGGCTCCGCCGCGCACGGTGGGGTCGTTGGCGGTGATCAGGCACTCCACGCCCTCCACCACCCCGATGCCGGTGACGAGCGAGGCGCCGACCGCGTAGTCGCTGCCCCAGGCGGCGAGCGGGGACAGTTCGAGGAAGGGCGTGTCGGGGTCGAGGAGCAGTTCGATGCGCTCGCGGGCGAGCAACTTGCCGCGTTTGCGGTGCCGTTCGACATACTTCGGCCCGCCGCCCGCGAGTGCCTTGGCATGCTCGGCGTCGAGCTCGGCGAGCTTGGCGAGCATGGCCTCGCGGTGGGCCGCGTAGTCGGGACCGCTGATGTCCAGGGCGGACGGAAGGACGGTCACAGCAGGGCCTCCGGAATGTCCAGTCGACGGGAACGCAGCCATTCACCCAGGGCCTTGGCCTGCGGATCGAAACGATGCTGGGCGGCGACGCCCTCGCCGAGGATTCCCTCGACGACGAAGTTGAGGGCACGGAGGTTGGGCAGCACATGCCGCTTCACCACCAACTCCTCGGTCTCCGGCAGGAGTTCGCGGAACCGGTCGACGGTCAGCGTATGGGCGAGCCAGCGCCACGCCTCATCCGTACGCGCCCACACCCCCACGTTGGCGTTCCCTCCCTTGTCACCGCTACGGGCCCCGGCGACCAGACCAAGGGGCGCCCGCGTCGTGGGCCCGTCCGGCGGAGGCTCGGGGAGGGCCGGCTGCGAAACGTCTTCCAGTACGCGGGTGTCGTGGGCCGGGGCCACAGCAACCCGGCGCCCGTCGTGGAGGACGGCCACATGGTCGACGGCCCCATGGGGGACATACACATCATCGAAGACGCCATAGGGCGCTCCCTTTCCAGGTGGGGTCAGCACATGGAAGCCGGGGTAACTGGCGAGTGCGAGTTCGACGGCGGCCGCGCTCAACGCCCGACCGACGGTCTCCTGATCGGGATCTCGCACGACGAGCCGCAGCAGTGCGCTGGCGGTCTCCTCCGTGGAGGCATCCGCGTGGTCGGTACGGGCGAGATCCCAACGGAGTTCACCGGGCCGCGACTTGGCGTTCCCCTCGCCGAACGCGGCCTCCATCTGTTCCCGGACGAGGGTGGCCTTGCGCTCGATGTCGAGCCCCGTGAGCACGAAGGTGACCTCGTTGCGGAAGCCGCCCAGCCGGTTGAGCCCGACCTTGAGGGCCGGCGGCGGAGCCTCACCGCGCACACCCTCGATCCGAACCCGGTCGGGCCCGTCCTCGGCGAGCCGTACGGTGTCGAGGCGGGCGGTGACATCGGGACCGGCGTACCGGGCACCGTGCGTCTCGTAGAGGAGCTGCGCGGTGACGGTGCCGGCGTCCACGACTCCCCCGGTGCCGGGGTGTTTGGTGATGACGCAGGAGCCGTCTTCATGGATCTCGGCCAGCGGAAACCCGGGCCGTCGCAGCTTCTCCGGCGTGTGCTCGGTGAAGAAGGCGTAGTTGCCGCCGGTCGCCTGGGTTCCGCACTCCAGCACATGTCCGGCGACCACGGCCCCCGCGAGCCGGTCGTGGTCGTCCGCGCCCCACCCGAAGTGAGCGACGGCCGGCCCCGTGACCAGGGCGGCGTCGGTGACGCGTCCGGTGACCACGATGTCGGCCCCCGCGTCGAGACAGGCGGCGATGCCGAAGCCACCGAGATAGGCATGCGCGGCAAGGGCATCCGGATACCGGCCGGCGAGATCGTCCCCCTCGACATGCGCGACCCGTACGCCGACCCCCACCCGATCCGCCAACTCCCTTACGGCGTCGGCGAGTCCAGCGGGATTCAGTCCCCCGGCGTTGGTGACGATCCGCACCCCGCGCTCGACGGCGAGGCCGAGGCATTCCTCCAGTTGCCCGAGGAAGGTACGGGCATACCCGGCGCC from Streptomyces sp. NBC_01478 includes the following:
- a CDS encoding acyl-CoA dehydrogenase family protein, producing MSVALETEEHKALRAAVAALGKRHGRTYDREQLWSEAAKLGYLGVNLPEEYGGGGGGISELSIVLEELGAAGCPLLMMVVSPAICGTVIARFGTEEQKRDWLPGIADGTRTMAFGITEPDAGSNSHRITTTARRDGTDWLLTGRKVFISGVDLADATLIVGRTEDSRTGRLKPCLFIVPRDADGFTRRRIDMELQAAEKQFELTLDDVRLPADALVGDEDAGLLQLFAGLNPERIMTAAFAIGMGRYALARAIEYARDRTVWDAPIGAHQAIAHPLAQAHIDLELARLMMQKAAHLYDAGDDVGAGEAANMAKYAAGEACVRAVDQSVHTLGGNGLTREFGLASLITAARVARIAPVSREMILNYVSHQTLGLPKSY
- a CDS encoding acetyl/propionyl/methylcrotonyl-CoA carboxylase subunit alpha, encoding MISTVLVANRGEIACRVFRTCRELGIRTVAVHSDADANALHSRVADATVRLPGSTPQETYLRGELIVKAAVAAGADAVHPGYGFLSENADFARAVLAAGLVWIGPPPEAIEAMASKTRAKELMGIASLEHVTEADLPVLVKAAAGGGGRGMRVVRRLADLEAELTAARAEATSAFGDGEVFVEPYVEGGRHVEVQILADTHGTVWALGTRDCSLQRRHQKVIEESPAPGLTGELAEELSELAVRAARAVAYEGAGTVEFLISPDGKPHFLEMNTRLQVEHPVTEAVFGIDLVALQLRIAEGEPLETTPPRPQGHAIEARLYAEDPATDWTPQTGTLHRLSVPDGVRLDTGYTDGDDIGVHYDPMLAKVVAHAPTRAEAVRKLAGALDRATIHGPLTNRALLVNSLRHKEFTTAHMDTGFYDRHLPDLTRPAPDPHAALAAALADAHGRSRFGGAWRNLPSQPQVKRYAMGDTECEVRYRHTREGLSADGVRVVHADATLVVLEVDGVQRKFEVTRYDTDQVYVNTTTLTALSRFPDPAAQLAPGSLLAPMPGTVVRVAEGLTVGASVSAGQPLLWVEAMKMEHRITAPVTGTLTALHAAPGRQVEVGVLLAVVEVSQEDQ
- a CDS encoding acyl-CoA carboxylase subunit beta, which encodes MTVLPSALDISGPDYAAHREAMLAKLAELDAEHAKALAGGGPKYVERHRKRGKLLARERIELLLDPDTPFLELSPLAAWGSDYAVGASLVTGIGVVEGVECLITANDPTVRGGASNPWSLKKALRANDIALANRLPCISLVESGGADLPSQKEIFIPGGAIFRDLTRLSAAGIPTIAVVFGNSTAGGAYIPGMSDHVIMVKERAKVFLGGPPLVKMATGEESDDESLGGAEMHARVSGLADHFAVDEQDALRQARRVVARLNHRKAYGDPGPAAPPKYDEDELLGIVPGDLKTPFDPREVVARLVDGSDFDEFKPLYGASLVTGWATLHGYPIGILANAQGVLFSQESQKAAQFIQLANQRDIPLLFLHNTTGYMVGKEYEQGGIIKHGAMMINAVSNSRVPHLSVLMGASYGAGHYGMCGRAYDPRFLFAWPSAKSAVMGPQQLAGVLSIVARQSAVAKGQPYDDDADAALRAMVEQQIESESLPMFLSGRLYDDGVIDPRDTRTVLGLCLSALHTAPYEGARGGFGVFRM
- a CDS encoding acyclic terpene utilization AtuA family protein produces the protein MSPHSDAQPAPLRIGNASGFYGDRFDALREMLTGGQLDFVTGDYLAELTMLILGRDRLKDPGAGYARTFLGQLEECLGLAVERGVRIVTNAGGLNPAGLADAVRELADRVGVGVRVAHVEGDDLAGRYPDALAAHAYLGGFGIAACLDAGADIVVTGRVTDAALVTGPAVAHFGWGADDHDRLAGAVVAGHVLECGTQATGGNYAFFTEHTPEKLRRPGFPLAEIHEDGSCVITKHPGTGGVVDAGTVTAQLLYETHGARYAGPDVTARLDTVRLAEDGPDRVRIEGVRGEAPPPALKVGLNRLGGFRNEVTFVLTGLDIERKATLVREQMEAAFGEGNAKSRPGELRWDLARTDHADASTEETASALLRLVVRDPDQETVGRALSAAAVELALASYPGFHVLTPPGKGAPYGVFDDVYVPHGAVDHVAVLHDGRRVAVAPAHDTRVLEDVSQPALPEPPPDGPTTRAPLGLVAGARSGDKGGNANVGVWARTDEAWRWLAHTLTVDRFRELLPETEELVVKRHVLPNLRALNFVVEGILGEGVAAQHRFDPQAKALGEWLRSRRLDIPEALL